In one window of Mercurialis annua linkage group LG4, ddMerAnnu1.2, whole genome shotgun sequence DNA:
- the LOC126677997 gene encoding F-box protein CPR1-like, which produces MSDQIPLEIVSKIISRCEAAALGRCRCVSKQWRALIGSPHFIKQHLEYATRANFSSVFFKQQSSLVQASMDSTATFSVPITDEVKPFFIVGTCSGLLLLRKNQTHDFCILNPTTNQHVYLKKLLPSDFLSQATAVFLGFGFGYDSGKDDYKVIRIAQEFNPATMGYLRTEMVISSVKKKALKFVKMPYFIQTTLGFFSDGALHWLMGKYNHENLRLIVGYDLATGEFRELPLPDFRKDAEDFKCKGNVTVDCSMGVGQLGKWISLCANYGESMGVSIWAMKEYGVKESWTKLFSISLAKLPSAIIKPLGLMENGNLVLLELNNAPLVWYDRKEKKVRTLMQNKSGEAMICLTTIAPVPSTKNGKKGDKNSSSGNPKKTARKKNRDDFLSKGFKIKL; this is translated from the exons ATGTCCGACCAAATACCTCTCGAAATTGTCTCCAAAATTATCAGCCGATGTGAAGCAGCTGCTCTTGGTCGTTGCCGGTGCGTCTCCAAGCAATGGCGAGCCCTAATCGGCAGTCCCCATTTCATCAAACAACACTTGGAATATGCCACCAGAGCCAACTTCAGTAGCGTGTTCTTCAAGCAGCAGTCATCTCTCGTTCAAGCTTCCATGGACAGTACGGCTACGTTTTCTGTTCCCATTACTGATGAGGTTAAGCCATTTTTCATAGTAGGAACTTGTAGTGGTCTGCTTTTGCTACGTAAGAATCAAACTCATGATTTTTGCATTTTAAACCCTACCACTAACCAACATGTTTACCTTAAGAAACTATTGCCTAGTGATTTTCTTTCCCAAGCTACTGCTGTCTTTTTAGGTTTTGGGTTTGGGTATGATAGTGGTAAGGATGATTACAAGGTTATTAGGATTGCCCAGGAGTTTAATCCTGCTACAATGGGTTACTTAAGAACTGAGATGGTTATCTCTAGTGTCAAAAAGAAAGCCTTGAAATTTGTCAAAATGCCTTACTTTATACAGACCACATTGGGTTTTTTCTCTGATGGAGCTTTACATTGGCTGATGGGGAAGTATAATCATGAGAATTTGAGGTTGATTGTGGGTTATGATCTCGCAACGGGTGAGTTTCGCGAGTTGCCTCTGCCCGATTTTAGGAAAGATGCTGAGGATTTTAAATGTAAAGGCAATGTTACTGTCGATTGTAGTATGGGTGTTGGCCAATTAGGAAAATGGATATCCCTTTGTGCTAACTATGGAGAGAGTATGGGTGTGAGTATTTGGGCTATGAAAGAATACGGGGTTAAGGAATCTTGGACTAAGCTTTTTTCAATTTCCCTTGCTAAATTGCCCTCTGCTATCATTAAGCCTCTTGGTTTAATGGAAAATGGCAACTTGGTTTTACTGGAACTGAATAATGCACCACTTGTTTGGTATGacagaaaagagaaaaaagttAGAACTCTTATGCAGAACAAAAGTGGAGAAGCTATGATCTGTTTGACAACCATTGCCCCTGTTCCATCTACTAAGAATGGGAAAAAGGGAGACAAGAACTCATCTTCTGGTAATCCAAAGAAAACAGCAAGGAAGAAGAACAG GGATGACTTTCTATCAAAAGGTTTCAAGATTAAACTATAG